A window of the Lactuca sativa cultivar Salinas chromosome 5, Lsat_Salinas_v11, whole genome shotgun sequence genome harbors these coding sequences:
- the LOC111880595 gene encoding L10-interacting MYB domain-containing protein-like, which translates to MTDKRIMVSWKSELVDKTFLEACIQELTSNGREGSGLKASLWAVVAEKLKTDHNFIVDKKQMKNRYDYLKAKYAVWLKLKNKTRNIYNPVTNSFNMTNEEWEVEAKLNKYVDKLRNAPLPCPELCTQLFDGETSTGVHGWGPSSTLPHPNETFSTHDFEDT; encoded by the exons ATGACAGATAAAAGAATTATGGTTAGTTGGAAGTCGGAATTGGTGGACAAAACGTTTTTGGAAGCATGTATACAAGAATTAACAAGCAATGGCCGGGAGGGTAGTGGACTAAAAGCAAGCTTATGGGCTGTGGTCGCGGAGAAATTGAAAACAGATCATAATTTTATTGTCgacaaaaaacaaatgaaaaaccgATACGACTATTTAAAAGCAAAGTATGCAGTGTGGTTAAAACTTAAAAACAAAACACGAAATATTTATAATCCCGTAACGAATTCTTTTAACATGACTAATGAAGAATGGGAAGTGGAAGCGAag TTGAACAAGTATGTTGATAAGCTGAGAAATGCACCCCTCCCTTGCCctgaactttgtacccaactattTGATGGGGAAACCTCGACCGGTGTTCACGGTTGGGGGCCATCTTCGACATTACCTCATCCCAATGAAACCTTCAGTACACATGATTTCGAGGATACATAG